Proteins encoded together in one uncultured Desulfosarcina sp. window:
- a CDS encoding SDR family oxidoreductase: MKALNGKIVVITGGAAGIGREMALAFAQEKSRLALLDIDPDQLEATVSELTRQGAAANGYRCDVSDPESVSQVAAKVLEDFGHVDVLVNNAGIVIGKPAAEVSYEELRRIVDINALGVMWMTRQFIGDMMTRNSGHIVNIASASGLLGVPRQTDYCATKFAVVGYSDALRMEMKKYGCRGVKVSCICPSVIDTGMFAGFTPPMLNPLLKPAAVARKIVLTVKRERDYLKIPFMVKMIPFFKVLPPSWVDWMVALTGTNKAMDHFVGRKTGDG, from the coding sequence ATGAAAGCGTTGAATGGTAAAATTGTCGTGATCACCGGCGGCGCGGCCGGCATCGGCCGGGAAATGGCCCTCGCGTTCGCCCAGGAAAAATCCCGCCTGGCGCTCCTGGACATCGACCCAGACCAACTGGAGGCCACGGTTTCCGAGTTGACCCGTCAGGGGGCCGCAGCCAACGGCTATCGCTGCGACGTATCCGATCCGGAGTCCGTTTCACAGGTGGCCGCCAAGGTCCTGGAAGATTTCGGACATGTAGACGTTCTGGTCAACAATGCCGGTATCGTGATCGGCAAACCGGCCGCCGAGGTTTCCTACGAGGAACTGCGCCGAATCGTGGATATCAACGCATTGGGGGTCATGTGGATGACCCGCCAGTTTATCGGGGATATGATGACGCGCAACAGCGGGCATATCGTCAATATCGCTTCGGCTTCCGGACTGTTGGGTGTGCCCCGCCAGACCGACTACTGCGCCACCAAGTTTGCCGTGGTAGGCTATTCGGACGCCCTGCGCATGGAGATGAAAAAATACGGCTGCCGCGGTGTCAAAGTCTCCTGCATCTGCCCGTCGGTGATCGATACCGGCATGTTTGCGGGGTTTACGCCGCCGATGCTCAATCCGCTGCTCAAACCGGCGGCCGTAGCCCGTAAAATTGTTCTCACGGTCAAACGGGAGCGGGACTACCTGAAGATTCCCTTCATGGTCAAGATGATTCCCTTTTTCAAGGTGCTGCCGCCGTCGTGGGTGGATTGGATGGTGGCCTTGACCGGGACCAACAAGGCCATGGATCACTTTGTTGGTCGGAAGACGGGGGACGGGTGA
- a CDS encoding Zn-ribbon domain-containing OB-fold protein, producing MPNTDPVIIESGPAKQPFNYAVGRHGSLFLQELRDNRRFMAVKCPKCGKVYIPPRRVCGACFVEMDEFVEVGPGGTIGTFTILRYAFIDPETGEQKPVPYGYGFIRLDGADTLFQHYIDIQDESKVVIGARVEPVFADERKGTIKDIQYFRIVE from the coding sequence ATGCCAAACACCGACCCTGTCATCATCGAATCGGGACCGGCCAAACAACCGTTCAACTACGCCGTGGGACGTCACGGCAGCCTCTTTTTGCAGGAACTGCGCGACAACCGGCGCTTCATGGCCGTCAAATGCCCCAAATGCGGGAAGGTATACATTCCTCCCCGACGGGTCTGCGGCGCATGTTTTGTCGAAATGGACGAATTCGTGGAAGTCGGCCCCGGAGGCACCATCGGTACCTTTACCATCCTGCGCTACGCCTTTATCGACCCTGAAACCGGGGAGCAGAAGCCGGTGCCCTACGGCTACGGATTCATCCGCCTGGACGGAGCCGACACCCTGTTTCAGCATTATATCGATATTCAGGACGAATCCAAGGTGGTCATCGGGGCGCGCGTGGAACCCGTGTTTGCCGACGAACGCAAGGGAACGATCAAGGACATTCAGTACTTCCGGATCGTCGAATAA
- a CDS encoding enoyl-CoA hydratase-related protein, translated as MALIYEKRNHIAYLTLNRPEAHNALDPETVIELADAWQDFAGDKEMRCAIITGAGEKSFCAGADLGRLIPLWTGARKPETEADRQVQANPGLAQNALLRDLPLYKPVIAAVNGNAIAGGFEILYNTDIRVAAEDARFGLQEVKWSIVPAGGSTVHLTRQMPYARAMEILLTGELISARQALEYGFVNQVVPKAQVMDAAERYAAIIAKNGPLAIAAIKQAVLENSGKDVKTALAREMDLSIPVFLSQDAQEGPRAFKEKRDPVFTGK; from the coding sequence ATGGCCCTGATTTACGAGAAGAGAAACCACATCGCCTATCTTACCCTGAATCGACCCGAGGCGCACAACGCCCTCGATCCGGAAACGGTCATCGAACTGGCGGACGCCTGGCAGGATTTTGCCGGGGACAAGGAGATGCGCTGCGCCATCATCACCGGTGCCGGGGAGAAGAGTTTTTGTGCCGGTGCGGACTTAGGGCGCCTGATCCCCTTGTGGACCGGCGCCCGTAAACCGGAAACCGAGGCCGACAGGCAGGTCCAGGCCAATCCCGGTCTGGCCCAGAATGCCCTGCTGCGCGATCTGCCCCTTTATAAACCGGTGATCGCAGCCGTCAACGGCAACGCCATCGCCGGCGGCTTCGAAATTCTCTACAACACCGATATCCGCGTGGCCGCCGAGGATGCCCGCTTCGGGCTCCAGGAGGTCAAGTGGTCCATTGTCCCTGCCGGCGGCTCCACCGTTCACCTCACCCGCCAGATGCCCTACGCCCGTGCCATGGAGATTTTGCTCACCGGCGAATTGATAAGCGCCCGGCAGGCCCTGGAATACGGCTTCGTCAACCAGGTGGTGCCCAAAGCGCAGGTGATGGACGCGGCCGAACGCTATGCCGCCATCATCGCCAAAAACGGTCCCCTGGCCATAGCGGCGATCAAGCAGGCGGTCCTGGAAAATTCCGGCAAGGATGTCAAAACCGCCCTGGCCCGGGAAATGGATTTGTCCATTCCGGTTTTTTTGAGCCAGGACGCCCAGGAAGGCCCGCGGGCGTTCAAGGAAAAGCGGGACCCGGTGTTTACCGGAAAGTAA
- a CDS encoding thiolase family protein, which translates to MSKQRVAIVGTGQTFHKSHRPDVNGQELINEAVQTALADADLSIDEIDAVVIGNMDHFEGINYVDCWSVDGCGGFMKPVIKLTTGGTTGSTLAIGGYHMVASGLFDRVLVIGWEKNSESDTTGAITTAFDPVWDRLVFAGAISGLAAEAQAYMAKYGATDRDGARVSVRDRKHACNNPHTQLRKEVTIDEVLASPMLADPIHLLDVCPRTDGACAVIMAGEQVAEKITATPDWIWATANRHTYTYLGDSNFGRLDSMAAAAREIYKKTGIKEPAKEIGVIELYQPYSFAGIMWIEDLGLAEHGKGAEFIWSGATDMGGEIPINPSGGVIACNPIGATGLIRCAEAAMQVMGKAEGRQVPDVNLAMSTGFGGCFWSDILLHGRRKPDF; encoded by the coding sequence ATGAGCAAACAACGCGTCGCCATTGTCGGTACCGGACAGACATTCCATAAAAGCCATCGCCCCGACGTCAACGGGCAGGAACTGATCAACGAGGCGGTCCAGACCGCCCTTGCCGATGCCGACCTGAGCATCGACGAAATCGATGCCGTGGTGATCGGCAACATGGACCACTTCGAAGGCATCAACTATGTGGACTGCTGGAGCGTCGACGGCTGTGGCGGGTTCATGAAGCCGGTCATCAAACTCACCACCGGCGGCACCACCGGCAGTACCCTGGCCATCGGCGGCTACCACATGGTGGCCTCGGGCCTGTTCGACCGGGTGCTGGTCATCGGTTGGGAGAAAAACTCGGAGTCGGACACCACCGGCGCCATTACTACGGCCTTCGATCCGGTCTGGGACCGCCTGGTCTTTGCCGGCGCCATTTCGGGACTGGCCGCCGAAGCCCAGGCCTACATGGCCAAATACGGGGCCACGGACCGCGACGGCGCCCGCGTGTCGGTGCGCGACCGCAAACACGCCTGCAACAATCCTCACACCCAGTTGCGCAAGGAAGTGACCATCGACGAGGTGCTGGCCTCGCCCATGCTGGCCGACCCCATTCACCTTTTGGATGTCTGCCCCCGCACCGACGGGGCCTGCGCCGTGATCATGGCCGGGGAACAGGTAGCCGAGAAAATTACCGCCACGCCCGACTGGATCTGGGCCACGGCCAACCGGCACACCTACACCTATCTGGGAGACAGCAATTTCGGCCGACTGGATTCCATGGCCGCCGCGGCCCGTGAGATCTACAAAAAAACCGGCATCAAAGAGCCGGCCAAGGAGATCGGCGTGATCGAGCTGTACCAGCCCTATTCTTTTGCCGGCATCATGTGGATCGAGGATCTGGGACTGGCCGAACACGGCAAGGGCGCCGAGTTCATCTGGAGCGGCGCCACGGACATGGGGGGCGAGATCCCCATCAACCCCTCGGGGGGGGTAATCGCATGCAACCCCATCGGCGCCACGGGCCTGATTCGCTGTGCCGAGGCCGCCATGCAGGTAATGGGCAAGGCCGAAGGCCGTCAGGTACCCGACGTAAATTTAGCCATGAGCACCGGATTTGGAGGCTGCTTCTGGTCGGACATCCTGCTTCATGGCCGGAGAAAACCGGATTTTTAG
- a CDS encoding long-chain fatty acid--CoA ligase, with the protein MEKTINQVFRNRVAKYNNRLAVEKKRSGRWESASWTQYYDNARSVGLGLLSLGVEKGDRVALLSENRLEWLYTDMGALGIGACLVPIYTTLTADEVAYIAGNAEVKILVVEDSVQVEKALYAAEKCPALKTIVAMDGNGPKNDKLISFSELMQLGSKARKNDPDAFEKLAEAVAPEDLATIVYTSGTTGLPKGAMITHKNIMAVIDSLDRIKPEFAHDADQAVPFLPLSHVFERAAGHFYGMFKGITSSYAESVNTVLEDFGEKRPTIILAVPRVCEKVYQKILMQVEQQPAWRRKIFHWGHAIGARISTLREEKKPIPALLKLKYRLAYTLIFKKLQEALGGRVRWMTASGAPTARDIVLFFNAAGIQVVEGYGMTECFAPATMSNLSDYRIGTVGRPLPGVEIKLDEDGEILIRGDNVFKGYWKMPEETAETFTEDGFLRSGDIGSFDDAGFLMITDRKKNLIITSGGKNIAPQKIENLFLGDPLFTHFIVIGERRKFLSALLTINLEQAEVIAQKQGIECSDPRTLLDNPDFIRIVDEHVAERNSHLARFETIKRYRMIKNEFSQEAGELTPSLKIKRNVIHENYTDLIESMYADVN; encoded by the coding sequence ATGGAAAAAACCATCAATCAGGTCTTTCGCAATCGTGTCGCAAAATACAACAACCGCCTGGCAGTGGAAAAAAAAAGAAGTGGCCGCTGGGAAAGCGCCTCCTGGACCCAGTATTACGATAACGCCCGTTCGGTGGGCCTGGGCCTTTTATCCCTGGGCGTGGAAAAGGGCGACCGGGTGGCGTTGCTCTCCGAAAACCGTCTGGAATGGCTGTATACGGACATGGGCGCTTTGGGCATCGGTGCCTGTCTGGTTCCTATTTACACCACCCTCACCGCTGACGAGGTCGCCTACATTGCCGGCAACGCCGAGGTCAAGATTCTGGTGGTCGAAGATTCGGTGCAGGTGGAAAAAGCCCTGTATGCCGCCGAAAAATGCCCGGCGCTGAAAACCATCGTCGCCATGGACGGCAACGGTCCGAAAAACGACAAACTGATCTCCTTTTCCGAACTGATGCAGTTGGGCAGCAAGGCCCGGAAAAACGATCCGGATGCCTTCGAGAAACTCGCCGAGGCGGTGGCACCGGAGGATCTGGCAACCATCGTATATACCTCGGGGACCACGGGCCTTCCCAAAGGCGCCATGATTACGCACAAGAATATCATGGCTGTCATCGATTCACTGGATCGCATCAAGCCCGAGTTTGCCCACGATGCCGACCAGGCGGTGCCGTTTTTGCCCTTAAGCCATGTGTTCGAAAGGGCCGCCGGCCACTTTTACGGCATGTTCAAGGGCATCACCTCGTCCTATGCCGAAAGCGTCAACACCGTCCTCGAAGATTTCGGCGAAAAACGGCCCACCATCATCCTGGCCGTTCCCCGGGTGTGCGAGAAAGTCTACCAGAAAATTCTCATGCAGGTGGAACAGCAACCGGCCTGGCGCCGTAAGATCTTCCACTGGGGCCACGCCATCGGCGCCCGCATATCCACCCTGCGGGAAGAGAAAAAGCCGATACCGGCGCTGCTTAAACTGAAATACCGCCTGGCCTACACCCTGATTTTCAAAAAGCTTCAGGAAGCGTTGGGTGGCCGCGTACGCTGGATGACGGCCTCCGGCGCTCCCACCGCCCGGGACATCGTTCTATTTTTCAATGCTGCCGGAATCCAGGTGGTGGAAGGCTACGGCATGACCGAATGCTTCGCCCCGGCCACCATGAGCAACCTGTCCGATTACCGAATCGGCACGGTGGGCAGGCCCCTGCCGGGTGTGGAAATCAAGCTGGACGAGGACGGCGAAATCCTCATTCGCGGCGACAACGTTTTCAAAGGCTACTGGAAGATGCCCGAAGAAACCGCCGAAACCTTCACCGAGGACGGGTTTCTCAGAAGCGGCGACATCGGAAGCTTCGACGACGCCGGTTTCCTCATGATCACCGACCGCAAAAAGAACCTGATCATTACCTCCGGCGGCAAGAATATCGCTCCCCAGAAAATCGAAAACCTGTTCTTGGGTGATCCGCTGTTTACACATTTTATCGTCATCGGGGAGCGGAGAAAATTTCTCAGCGCCCTTCTGACCATCAATCTGGAGCAGGCTGAGGTGATCGCCCAAAAACAGGGCATCGAATGCAGCGATCCCCGGACGCTACTCGACAATCCGGACTTCATACGCATCGTCGACGAGCATGTGGCCGAGCGCAACAGCCATCTGGCCCGCTTCGAAACCATCAAGCGCTATCGGATGATTAAAAACGAGTTCTCCCAGGAAGCCGGTGAGCTGACGCCCTCGCTGAAAATCAAGCGCAACGTCATTCACGAAAACTACACGGATCTGATCGAATCCATGTATGCGGACGTAAACTGA
- a CDS encoding thiolase family protein yields the protein MDKAAIVGVGMTAIEKNKAHDGFADMAWETVNLALSDAGMSIDDIDNVVTTSNDFWDGRTISCMAVSDASGARDKNVSCVEGDGTFGAFYGLTRVLSGVYGTTLVTAHSKGSESVSSLITNASFDPIYERSIGMDMISAAALQASAYMHRTGTTAEQLARVSVKNHGNARHNPKAQLPLEIDVNDVLASEMICDPLHKLDCSPVSDGCCALIIANEDRAKSAARPPIWIKGAAFCADAYHLGDRDLSRADALTQAAKKAFAMAGITDPVKQIQVAELYDAFSYQELMWLEAMGLCPDGQAGSELEKGAFDIGGRLPVNPSGGLLSGHPVIAAGLIRMAEVVRQLRGEAGGAQVKDPSVGVAQGVNGLCGQSHCVWVLSSIRP from the coding sequence ATGGATAAGGCAGCAATTGTGGGCGTGGGCATGACCGCCATCGAAAAGAACAAGGCCCATGACGGTTTTGCGGACATGGCCTGGGAGACGGTAAACTTGGCCCTCAGCGATGCGGGGATGTCCATCGACGACATCGACAATGTGGTCACCACCTCCAACGACTTCTGGGACGGACGCACCATCAGCTGCATGGCGGTCAGCGACGCCAGCGGCGCCCGCGACAAGAACGTCTCCTGCGTGGAAGGGGACGGCACCTTCGGCGCCTTTTACGGCCTCACCCGGGTTCTGTCCGGCGTTTATGGCACCACCCTGGTGACCGCGCACAGCAAAGGCTCGGAAAGCGTTTCCAGCCTGATCACCAACGCGTCGTTCGACCCCATTTACGAGCGCTCCATCGGCATGGATATGATCAGCGCCGCCGCCCTGCAAGCCAGCGCCTACATGCACCGCACCGGCACCACAGCCGAGCAGCTCGCAAGGGTGTCGGTCAAAAACCACGGCAACGCCCGCCACAACCCCAAGGCCCAGTTGCCGCTTGAAATCGACGTGAACGACGTGCTGGCCTCGGAGATGATCTGCGATCCGCTGCACAAGCTGGATTGTTCGCCGGTATCCGACGGCTGTTGCGCCCTGATCATCGCCAATGAGGACCGGGCCAAAAGCGCGGCCAGACCGCCGATCTGGATTAAAGGCGCCGCCTTTTGTGCGGATGCCTACCACCTGGGCGACCGGGATCTCTCCCGGGCCGACGCCCTGACCCAGGCCGCAAAAAAGGCCTTTGCCATGGCCGGCATTACCGATCCAGTCAAACAGATTCAGGTCGCCGAACTTTACGACGCCTTTTCCTACCAGGAGCTGATGTGGCTGGAAGCCATGGGGCTTTGCCCCGACGGCCAGGCCGGCAGCGAACTGGAGAAAGGCGCCTTCGACATCGGCGGACGGCTGCCGGTCAACCCGTCGGGCGGCCTGCTCAGCGGCCACCCGGTAATTGCTGCCGGCCTGATCCGCATGGCCGAGGTGGTTCGTCAGCTGCGCGGAGAGGCGGGAGGCGCCCAGGTCAAGGATCCTTCTGTCGGTGTGGCCCAGGGGGTGAACGGGCTGTGCGGGCAGTCGCATTGTGTCTGGGTGTTATCCAGTATACGTCCATAA
- a CDS encoding 4Fe-4S dicluster domain-containing protein, which yields MSKRPEWWLYVLAKIWPITWKSARATQWPLVGGLVAKTALPLMSEKNFNVTHIPINKTISGPQSTYLPERVLEELIERSAHRVIIKRCTCRDERKCDNHSIELGCIQLGAGTEEIDPRIAHHVSKEKAIKHMHRCVEDGLVPMVGRVKVDNLIWGVKDRGRLLAVCFCCSCCCTVLNSGKYLPEEVARRIVRLKGLELTTDHQKCTRCRTCVDACFMDALSLENGRIVRDDQKCKGCGLCVSLCPEKAISASIDSVDDAVEELQGRIRQRIDYESNFQTNEEQGMTSTKTFWMMLMAGSIGLWTLSVVGGQLLFPESPLKAWGLFLVLIVIHVSELPGTLKIGRELGLSPQRMLIKTMLYGFTWWVPLKKGIFDR from the coding sequence ATGTCTAAAAGACCGGAATGGTGGCTTTATGTTCTGGCCAAAATCTGGCCGATCACATGGAAAAGCGCCAGGGCGACGCAATGGCCGCTTGTCGGCGGCCTCGTTGCCAAAACCGCACTTCCCCTGATGTCGGAAAAAAACTTCAATGTTACGCATATCCCCATTAACAAAACGATATCGGGTCCACAGAGCACCTACCTGCCCGAGCGGGTTCTTGAGGAGCTGATCGAACGTTCTGCGCATCGTGTCATCATCAAACGCTGTACCTGCAGGGACGAGCGAAAATGTGACAACCATTCAATCGAGTTGGGATGTATTCAACTTGGGGCCGGAACAGAAGAAATCGACCCCCGTATTGCGCATCATGTTTCCAAAGAAAAAGCCATTAAACACATGCACCGCTGTGTCGAAGACGGCCTTGTTCCCATGGTTGGCCGGGTCAAGGTTGACAACCTGATTTGGGGTGTCAAAGACAGAGGGCGACTTCTGGCCGTCTGTTTCTGTTGCAGCTGCTGTTGTACCGTGTTGAATTCAGGAAAATATTTACCGGAAGAGGTGGCCAGGCGAATTGTCAGGTTAAAGGGACTTGAACTCACCACTGACCACCAGAAGTGTACACGGTGCAGAACCTGTGTCGATGCCTGTTTTATGGATGCGCTTTCTCTCGAGAACGGACGGATCGTAAGGGATGATCAAAAATGCAAAGGATGTGGACTATGTGTATCCCTGTGTCCGGAAAAGGCGATTTCGGCTTCGATTGACAGCGTTGATGATGCGGTTGAGGAACTACAAGGCAGGATCAGACAGAGAATCGACTATGAATCCAATTTTCAAACGAATGAGGAACAAGGCATGACATCGACTAAAACCTTCTGGATGATGCTGATGGCAGGATCGATAGGGCTGTGGACCTTGTCCGTTGTTGGCGGTCAGCTCCTTTTTCCGGAAAGCCCACTGAAAGCCTGGGGACTGTTTCTGGTCCTGATCGTCATTCACGTATCAGAACTGCCTGGCACCTTAAAGATTGGGAGAGAACTCGGCCTCAGCCCGCAAAGAATGCTGATTAAAACCATGCTCTATGGATTCACTTGGTGGGTGCCGCTTAAAAAAGGGATTTTTGACAGATGA
- a CDS encoding OB-fold domain-containing protein: protein MSNPLDTIEPMVYQSQISVPYTWWAGETAGKFLRSLRDEQKILGTRCDRCKRVFVPPRKTCPTCFTANETWTAVESVGTVVAVTVARRQLAAIPKKVPVVFALVKLDGADTALLHTIDGIDPDKVAIGMRVRACFTDQAGATIDAISHFEPAE from the coding sequence ATGAGCAACCCGCTGGACACCATCGAACCCATGGTCTACCAAAGCCAGATCAGCGTTCCCTATACCTGGTGGGCAGGCGAAACGGCCGGTAAATTTCTCAGATCCCTGCGCGACGAGCAGAAGATCCTGGGAACCCGCTGCGACCGATGCAAGCGCGTCTTCGTGCCGCCGCGTAAAACCTGCCCGACCTGCTTCACCGCCAACGAAACCTGGACGGCTGTGGAATCCGTGGGCACCGTCGTGGCCGTTACCGTGGCCAGACGCCAGTTGGCCGCCATCCCCAAAAAGGTCCCGGTGGTCTTCGCCCTGGTCAAACTGGATGGCGCCGACACCGCCCTTTTGCACACCATCGACGGCATCGATCCGGACAAGGTTGCCATCGGCATGCGCGTCCGGGCCTGTTTTACCGATCAGGCCGGGGCCACCATCGACGCCATCTCGCACTTCGAACCGGCCGAATAG
- a CDS encoding acyl-CoA synthetase, whose amino-acid sequence MKEPFTIAGMKDVEAVEAVPFNERITETNTFAVLEKGAAIEPQSVAISFLINGDNWDQPVRITYEDLIQKIRQCANMFHDLGIGSNDVVTYLLPNIPQTHYVLWGAEAAGIVNPINPMLESSTIRDICRAAGTRVLVALGDLPGTEIWKKVMAIKDQIPTLEHIICVMGPGDGEKIHGFDEKVAEYPGDRLTFDRTIAPDDVSSLYHTGGTTGTPKLARRTHINEVVMGWMIRAMGGLGPDTTVLCGLPLFHVNGTTVTGITPFSLGAHVVMLSPMGYRDPSVIKNFYKIVDRYRANFFSAVPTVLSTLMDIPVGDSDIDSLQYAICGAAPLSVEMFKRFEAHTGMKVLEGYGLTEGACASSINPKNGERKVGSIGIRMPYQQMKVVIVDENGRYLRDAETGEIGAIAISGPNVFKGYVEETHNTGIWVQDGWFNTGDLGRMDADGYFWLTGRKKELIIRGGHNIDPATIEEVLYRLPDVQVVAAVPQPDPHAGEVPVAYVQLAAESGLTEEDLLAHARQHIGERAAVPKAIHIVETVPLTPVGKIFKPALRWDVIEKVYRKELEALGDQVETMSVSAGEDKVHGTRVTIALTPAPGVDAAILEKRIADILARYTLHLSLTIESSS is encoded by the coding sequence ATGAAAGAGCCGTTTACCATTGCAGGAATGAAGGATGTCGAAGCCGTCGAAGCGGTTCCATTCAACGAGCGCATCACCGAAACCAACACCTTTGCCGTGCTGGAAAAAGGCGCCGCCATCGAACCGCAGTCGGTGGCCATCAGCTTTCTCATTAATGGTGACAACTGGGATCAGCCTGTCCGGATCACCTATGAAGATCTGATCCAAAAAATCCGTCAATGCGCCAATATGTTTCACGATTTGGGTATCGGTTCCAACGACGTGGTCACCTACCTGCTGCCCAACATACCCCAGACCCACTACGTGCTCTGGGGCGCCGAAGCGGCCGGGATCGTCAACCCCATCAATCCCATGCTGGAATCTTCCACGATCCGGGACATCTGCCGGGCGGCCGGGACGCGGGTGCTGGTGGCTTTGGGAGATCTGCCGGGAACCGAGATCTGGAAAAAGGTCATGGCGATCAAGGACCAGATCCCGACCCTTGAACACATCATCTGCGTCATGGGGCCCGGAGACGGTGAGAAGATCCACGGCTTCGACGAAAAGGTGGCGGAATACCCCGGCGACCGATTGACATTCGACCGCACCATCGCCCCGGACGATGTCTCCTCGCTCTATCACACCGGAGGCACCACCGGTACGCCCAAGCTGGCCCGCCGGACCCATATCAACGAGGTCGTCATGGGGTGGATGATCCGGGCCATGGGCGGCTTGGGGCCCGATACCACCGTGCTTTGCGGACTGCCCCTGTTTCATGTCAATGGCACCACCGTGACCGGCATAACGCCGTTTTCTCTGGGCGCCCATGTGGTGATGCTTTCCCCCATGGGCTACCGCGATCCGTCCGTTATCAAGAACTTCTACAAGATTGTGGATCGCTACCGGGCCAACTTTTTCTCGGCCGTGCCCACGGTGCTCTCCACGCTGATGGACATTCCGGTGGGCGATTCGGACATCGACTCGCTCCAGTATGCCATCTGCGGCGCTGCGCCGCTCAGTGTGGAGATGTTCAAGCGGTTCGAAGCCCATACCGGCATGAAAGTGCTCGAAGGCTATGGACTCACCGAAGGCGCCTGCGCCTCGTCCATCAATCCTAAAAACGGCGAGCGCAAGGTGGGCAGCATCGGCATTCGCATGCCCTACCAGCAGATGAAAGTGGTCATTGTGGATGAAAATGGTCGGTATTTGCGGGATGCCGAAACCGGTGAAATCGGTGCCATTGCCATCTCCGGGCCGAACGTGTTCAAGGGATACGTGGAAGAAACCCACAATACCGGCATCTGGGTTCAGGACGGCTGGTTCAATACCGGCGACCTGGGCCGCATGGATGCAGACGGTTATTTCTGGCTGACCGGCCGCAAAAAAGAACTGATCATCCGCGGGGGGCACAACATCGATCCGGCCACCATCGAAGAGGTGCTGTACCGCCTGCCGGACGTGCAGGTCGTCGCCGCCGTGCCCCAACCCGATCCCCATGCCGGCGAAGTCCCCGTAGCCTATGTCCAATTGGCCGCGGAAAGCGGGTTGACCGAAGAAGATCTTCTCGCCCACGCCCGGCAACATATCGGCGAAAGGGCTGCGGTACCTAAAGCCATTCATATCGTTGAAACCGTCCCCTTAACGCCTGTAGGCAAGATCTTCAAGCCGGCCCTGCGCTGGGACGTCATCGAAAAGGTCTATCGCAAAGAACTCGAAGCACTAGGCGATCAGGTGGAAACGATGTCCGTATCTGCAGGTGAGGACAAGGTCCACGGCACCCGGGTGACCATCGCTCTCACGCCGGCACCCGGCGTGGACGCGGCGATCCTGGAAAAGAGAATCGCCGACATTCTGGCCCGCTATACCCTGCACCTTTCGCTGACGATCGAATCATCGTCATAA